Genomic window (Subtercola endophyticus):
CAGTGGGATGCGCGCACCGGCAAGCGCTATGCGGTGCCGTTTACCCGCTCGGCCGGCGAGATCACTGTCACCAGCGAGTTCAGCAGCGGTTCGGTCGAGTTTCTGGTGATCGCGCCAGAGCTGCCCGAGCCGACGGGCAAGCGCACCGGCGACGTTCTCGACACGCTGGCGCTCGATGGAGCGTGGCGCGTACAGGCCGAATCGACGCTCGACAACCAGTGGGGCGACGTGGGTCCGGTCGCTGAGACCGGGGTGATTCCCGTGCAGGTGTGGGAGTTCATTCACGAGACCGACGAGCCCGGTGCGGTGAGCGGGCAGAAGGTGACGGCCACGTTCGGGCCGTTCGCCGATGTTGCCGGCCCGATCGACGCCGCGGGCGCTGCCGGTGCTGCCGGTGCCGCGCCCGAGTGGAAGCCGGCCGTCTGGTCGCTCTCCCGCGGCATTCAGAACGACGTGATTCACGACGAGAGCCTCGGTCCGAACGGCTACGTGCCCGAAGAGTTCGTGAGCTTTCCCGACACCACGGCCGGCGAGGTCTACCGGCTGCGCACTACCATCGCGGTGCCCGAAGGCCCGGCGCTCACTCTGGTGGTCGGCAGCAACGCCGTGCGCCGGGTGCTGCTCGACGGTCTCGAGGCGCCGGTGGTCGGCGCGGGCTACCTCAGCCACACCCCTGTTTCGCCGAACGACAGCCTCGAACTCGAGATCGAGCTCACCTCGGTGGTCGACGGAACCGTGCGCCTGTCTTTTGCGCTCACGTCAGACACCGAGGCGTACCAGCGCCCCGAGTGGATCGTGGCGACCGACCCGTTCTCACGCTCGACCGGCGTCAGCTTCGAGACGACCTTCGAGGTCGACGCGCAGGCGCTCGCCGAGGGCGGGCTCGACACACGCATCCAGGTGTCGAGCGAGGCCCCCACGATCATCCTGGTCAACGGCGTCGAGGTAGGCCGTCAAGGTGATTTCGACCCGTACAGCGTCAAGCGATTCACCCGGGTTCACCCGTACGACCTCGCAACCGTTCTGCGCGGCGGGCTCAATTCCATCGTCGTGAACTGCGTCGACGTGGGGCGGCCGGTCGCCATTCGGGTCGATTCGGTTCCCGCTGCCGACGCCGGTCTGGGGCTGGCCACCACGCTCGACTGGGCGATGACTCGCGAGGGTCTGCCGGCGCCGTTCGGGCTGCGGCTCGCCCAGTACGAAGACCCGCGCTACGGCTGCATCGTGCCGCGCCCGCATCCCTTGCAGGCCGCGACGTGGCTTGAGACCGAGGCGGCGAGTAGCACGGTCGTGCCGTTGGTTCCGGATGCCCGGGCGGCAGCCGGGCGCACAGAACGCCTGACGTTCGACGTGCCGGTGGGCGCCACCCGGGTCACCGTGCCCACCGTGGTTCCCTTCGAGGTGGCGGCGACTTCGGTTGCGGCCTCGACAGCGAGCTCGGTCGAGCGTTCGGGCAACACGCTCGTCTTCAGCGCCCCGGCCGAACCCGGCACCGAACTGACGCTCGTCTTCGCGCCCGCCGACGGCCGCCGGGGCGGGGCTCTGCTCGACGCCGCGCTCACGGTCGAGACCGCTGAGGCAACGGCCGACCTGGTGCCCTGGCACGAACTCGGCCTCGGCTCGCTGGGCGGTGCGGTGCACTATCGCCGCACGGTCGACTGGAAGCCGGGGGCCGCAGACGCCCGCGCCGTTCTCGATCTCGGAATCGTGCGGGGCACGGCGAGTGTCTCGGTCGACGGTGAGCTCGTGCAGACGCTGTTCGCGGCGCCCTTCACGGTCGACCTCACCGACGCGCTCAGCGCAGAGGCGACGCATGACGTGACCGTGACGGTTCGCGGCACGCTTGCGCCCTACATGCAGTACGCTTCCCCCACGTCGGCTGTGATGGCGGGTCAGACCGTACACGGTCTGTTCGGGCCCGTGGTGTTGCAGACGCATGGGGTGGCGGTTACGGCGGGCTCGTAGCACCTCGACGAAGTCGGCATAAGCAGTATCCAGCAACAAATGAAACGTGTAACACTACAGCCAGAGTGAGGAGGGCCGGCAGATGGCCGCAGTGAATGTGCGCGATGTCGCCGCGTTGGCGGGCGTTTCGCTCGGTACGGTGTCGAACGCGCTCAACCGGCCCTCCCGCGTTTCACCAGACACGTTGTCGCGTGTTCAAGACGCGATCGACAAGCTCGGATTCGTACGCAACGACGCTGCCCGGCAGCTGCGGGCGGGCCGCAGTCGCAGCATCGGGCTCGTGGTGCTCGACATCGGCAACCCCTTCTTCACCGACCTGGCCGAAGGGGCTGAAGACCGGGCATCCGAAGCCGGCTTCGCGCTGTTGCTGGCCAACAGTCACGGCAACGCGACGCGGGAGACGGCCCACCTCGAGCTATTCGAAGAGCAGCGCGTGCGCGGCATGCTCATTTCGCCGGTGGCCGAGATCTGGCCGCAGTTGAAGCGGCTGCGCTCGCGCAACATTCCGAGCGTGCTGGTCGACCGGGCCATCTCCGACTCGTCGTTCTCGTCGGTATCGGTCGACGACGTCGCCGGGGGAGAGCTGGCGGTCGCCCACCTTCTGGCCATCGGGCGCCGGCACATCGCGTTCGTGGGCGGCCCCACGCGCATCCGCCAGGTCTCCGATCGTCTCGAGGGCGCCGGCCGCGCCATCGGCGGCACCAACGGCGCCACGCTCGAAGTTCTCGGCACCCAGCGACTGACCGTGCTCGAGGGGCGACGCATCGGCGAGCTCATCTCGAACCGGGCACCGGCCGACCGCCCGGACGGCATCTTCGCCGCCAACGACCTGCTCGCGACCGGCATCCTGCAGGGTCTTACCATGTTGCACCGTCTCAAGGTGCCCGACGACATCGCCCTCATCGGTTACGACGACATCGCCTTCGCTTCGGCGACCGTGGTGCCGCTCACGTCGATCCGCCAGCCCAGCGGCATGCTCGGGCGCACGGCCGTCGACCTCTTGCTCGCCGAGTCAGAAGAAGCGGATGCCCGTGAAACCCACGAACCGCAGCAGATTCTCTTCTCGCCCGAACTCGTCGTGCGCCAGTCGACAGGCGCCGTCTCTGCCACCGAGCAGGCGACGGTCGGCGCCGCTGTTTCGTGAGACGCGTCAGAAACACACCGGCAACACGTCCCCGCTAGGCTCGCACCATGGTTGACCTGTTCGCCGGCTATGGCGCCACTCTCTTGCCCCGAAAGCCGATCAAGGGGGCGAGCGCGTACGACGAAATGTTCCCGGAGCCCGACTCGTCGTCTCCGGTCGAAGCGCGCGCGGCGTATAAAGACATCTACAACGCTCTGGCACGAATGACGCAAGAAGAACTGCGTGGGCGCACCGACGCGCTCGCCAGCTCATACCTTGCGCAGGGCGTGACCTTCGACTTCGCCGGAGAGGAACGGCCCTTTCCACTCGACGCCGTTCCGCGGGTCATCGAACAGAAGGAATGGGTCGACGTCGAGAAGGGCATCAAGCAGCGCGTGCTGGCGCTCGAGGCCTTTCTCGCCGACATCTACGGTGCGCAGAACGCCATCCGTGACGGGGTCATTCCCGCGGGGCTGGTCAGTTCATCCAGTCACTTTCACCGTGAGGCCGCGGGCATCGTCTCGGCGAACGGCGTGCGCATCCAGGTGTCGGGCATCGACCTCATTCGCGACGAGAAGGGCGGCTGGCGCGTACTCGAAGACAATGTGCGCGTGCCCTCGGGCGTGAGTTACGTCATCTCTAACCGCCGCGTGATGGCGCAGACGCTGCCCGAACTCTTCGTGTCGATGCGGGTGCGGCCCGTGGGCGACTACCCCAACAAGCTGCTTCAGGCGTTGCGCGCGGCAGCTCCCGAGGGCGTCGAAGACCCCAACGTGGTGGTGCTGACTCCGGGCGTCTACAACTCGGCCTACTTCGAGCACACGCTGCTCGCCCGGCTGATGGGCATCGAGCTCGTCGAGGGCCGCGACCTGTTCTGCAGTGGCGGCCGGGTGTGGATGCGCACGACGGCAGGTCCCACACGCGTCGACGTGATCTACCGCCGCGTCGACGACGAGTTTCTCGACCCATTGCAGTTCAGGGCCGATTCGATGCTGGGCTCGCCGGGCATCCTGCTCGCCGCCCGACTCGGCAACGTCACCATCGCCAACGCGGTCGGCAACGGAGTCGCAGACGACAAGCTCGTCTACACCTACCTACCCGACCTGATCAGGTATTACCTGTCAGAAGAACCCCTGATCGCCAACGTCGACACCTGGCGGCTCGAAGACCCGGGAGCGCTCGAAGAGGTGCTCGACCGGCTCGACGAGCTCGTGGTGAAGCCGGTCGACGGATCCGGCGGTAAGGGGCTCGTGGTGGGCCCGGCCGCCTCGCCGAAAGAGCTCGAAGCGCTGCGCAAGCGGCTGATCAAA
Coding sequences:
- a CDS encoding LacI family DNA-binding transcriptional regulator — its product is MAAVNVRDVAALAGVSLGTVSNALNRPSRVSPDTLSRVQDAIDKLGFVRNDAARQLRAGRSRSIGLVVLDIGNPFFTDLAEGAEDRASEAGFALLLANSHGNATRETAHLELFEEQRVRGMLISPVAEIWPQLKRLRSRNIPSVLVDRAISDSSFSSVSVDDVAGGELAVAHLLAIGRRHIAFVGGPTRIRQVSDRLEGAGRAIGGTNGATLEVLGTQRLTVLEGRRIGELISNRAPADRPDGIFAANDLLATGILQGLTMLHRLKVPDDIALIGYDDIAFASATVVPLTSIRQPSGMLGRTAVDLLLAESEEADARETHEPQQILFSPELVVRQSTGAVSATEQATVGAAVS
- a CDS encoding circularly permuted type 2 ATP-grasp protein gives rise to the protein MVDLFAGYGATLLPRKPIKGASAYDEMFPEPDSSSPVEARAAYKDIYNALARMTQEELRGRTDALASSYLAQGVTFDFAGEERPFPLDAVPRVIEQKEWVDVEKGIKQRVLALEAFLADIYGAQNAIRDGVIPAGLVSSSSHFHREAAGIVSANGVRIQVSGIDLIRDEKGGWRVLEDNVRVPSGVSYVISNRRVMAQTLPELFVSMRVRPVGDYPNKLLQALRAAAPEGVEDPNVVVLTPGVYNSAYFEHTLLARLMGIELVEGRDLFCSGGRVWMRTTAGPTRVDVIYRRVDDEFLDPLQFRADSMLGSPGILLAARLGNVTIANAVGNGVADDKLVYTYLPDLIRYYLSEEPLIANVDTWRLEDPGALEEVLDRLDELVVKPVDGSGGKGLVVGPAASPKELEALRKRLIKDPRGWIAQPVIQLSTIPTLVEDGMRPRHADLRPFAVNDGKDVWVLPGGLTRVALPEGELVVNSSQGGGSKDTWVVGFAGGFSPVDGTAVIAQNIQGLVADQAANTQAIPMVKHVPDQSPYDKPRSHQDQQEQQQQQRSPLALGLPLPLPLPLPLPRALGGESDAFGRERPPRPSRSSAKVALGNTEGEAGAC